GTTCGGGCAATACCGTGTAAAGCGGCCTTCCTGACTTCAGGGGAAGGATCTGATAACAATTGTTGATAAAGCTGATCCGAGAAGGCCGAAGGTCTTGCATATTCCAGAACATGGGCTATTTCTATACGGACTTCAGGATGAGACTGATCTAATGACCGGGATATCAACTCTTCCAGCTTCTTATATCCCATCTGTTGCATAGCATCTGACTCTCCATTTAATAGGGAAGCACAGGCAGCAGCTTGTAGAGCCAGGTCAGGATGCCTTAGAAAACGTTGAAATTTTCTAGTTCGACGCGAGGAACGGCAGCCCAGGTAATGAACCGCTTCAATTTGAACCCTCCGATCAGGATCCTTCAGCAAGGGTTTAACTTGATCCGAGAGATTTTCATCCTGTGAAAAGAGTACTTGCAGGGCTTTGAGTCGGATCTCTTTATCCCTATGTTTAAGGAGAACTCCTAAATAGGATCCCAAATCATGATGGTTACTGGTTTCCAGGAGTTCTAATAAATCCAATAACGTCTGTTTTCCGGAACTCCGAAGTACCTCGGGAAGAAGGCGATAAAAATCAGGTGTAAAGAGGGTCTCTTTGACAGCTGCCAGGTCAATTTCTTCGTATTGGAGGGTGGCTTCTAACATCTGGGGATATTCACGGCGTAAAAAAACGGTGGAACCGATCCAGATCCCCAAAAGGGGTAAACTGATCCCAGCAAGGACAGAAACAGGAAGATGAGCTACCGAGAACAATAAGACCAATAACAGAGCTGCTATCCCTTCCGCCACCCGCACACCGATGATCTCAATAAGGGATTTAAGCCGGATTTTAGTAGGATCTGGAAGAATCGTATAAAGAACTTCCAGGGAAGAACGATCAACCGAATGTTTAAAAAGCTGCTCACTTCCTTTGAGAAAGACCACCGACCATAAGGAGTTCGTGGCCAGGGTCAGGCTGTTACCAATCGCCAAAGCCAGGGGAAGGAAAGAGAGAGCGGTAGCTGCTCCCAGGCGCCTCATAATCCAAGAGGTGGCAAATATCTGGAAAATTAAGGCAGCACCTCCTAAATAGGCGTAGAAAGAACCAAAGAAAGTTGCTAATTGTTGATCTGTCGCCAATTCTCTTTGAGCAATAACCTTAAATTGGAAATCGGCAAAAGCAGAAACCAGAGTACTGATTGCTACCACCATCAGCACCAGGATAACAAACCGCCGTCGGATCTGTATGGGTTCCTTGGAGGAACTGGAATTTTCCTTACCCTCATTTTTGGGGGTAGATAGAGTCCAACTCATTACTAAGGTAAGAAACATCAAGACTGCTGCGGTTGGAAGTAAAGCCGGAACATCCCAGCCTTTGGCAATCCATTTGGAGAATAATCCTCCCATGCTTCCCCCTACAATCCCACCCGCTCCGATGATCCCTAGGGTCCGTTTAGCCTGTCGGGTCAGAAGTCGTTGATTAATCAGCGACCAAGCCTGAACAGGTGCTAACGTTCCAAAAATATCGGCCCATACAAAGAGCAAGGGAATTGCCAATCCCCATTTTTCATGGATTCCCATCCAGAGTAAGAGAGTTCCACCTATAAAAACAATCAGACAGGCGCTTATGGCCCAACCTAGGGAAAAAACCCTATACAAACGCAGATAGGTAACGGTAACTAAGGAAGTGGTAAGGGTGGTAAGAACCTCAAAATAAGGTAATACCCACGTTGAATAGTGGCTAAGAAAGAGGGCATCCCGAGCCGATTTAAGAACAATGAAAGCAGCAATCACGGTGAAGAGCAAAAACGCAAAGAGAAAACTCAGCCCTCGCTCCTCTGTTTTCAACGGAGAAAGGATATTCAACTGGATTCTCATTTCTTTTTAGAAAAAAATTCTCTTAAAAAGACCTAAAGTTTCAGATACTCAAATTAAATACTCTAAGATCTCAAGGAACCTCTCTTTTCTCTAAATATCCATCTAAATTTCTCAGCCAGCAAGAATTATGCCCATCAGGCTTGAAGAGGACATAAGAGAATTATCTATACTCTCAACCGGCTAAGAGGTCTTGCCCAGATGAGATCTAGAATAAGGACCGGGTCACCCACAAGAAATTTCCCTTGAATTTGAATTCCAGGCTATGAAAAACACTTGATCCTGAAGGTCAGATCATTTATACTCTATAATGACCTAAATCCATAAAAGGAATTGACTGAATACCTCCCCTGTAAACTGCGTGGAAGAGTCCATCTGCAGAGGACAAAATTCTTCCTGCCGAAACGATTAGAGCTTTAAAGCCCCTTAAACAATTTTCTCAGGTCTTTAAATGGTCTGAGAATGAACGGTACATAGGATGAAAGTCTTATAAAATTTACCAGGCTTGACGAAGCCGAATCCAGGATAGTGTATATTATAAAGGTATCAACCTTGCATCTGGTTTTGATTCCATAGTTCTGCAAAGGTTGAAGGAACCAACTTTATAGTGAACGGCCCTACCTTCTGTAAAACCAGGGGTATCGGATAACCGATGAAGTCATGATAGGTCAGATGATTTCACATTATAGAATCCTTCAAAAACTCGGTCAAGGGGGTATGGCAGAAGTCTATCTGGCCGAAGATACGAGACTTCACCGTCAGGTTGCCCTAAAATTTCTTTCCTCTTCCCTGAGGGGGGATGAAGAAATCCGAACCCGTTTTGAGCGAGAAGCCCAAGCGACAGCCACTCTCCACCATCCTAATATTGTTGTTATCCATGAATTGGGCGAGTTCGAAGGGCGATTCTATATCGTCATGGAATATGTAGAAGGAGAATTATTGCGAGAACTCATCGATAAAAGGACCCTCTCGCTTCAGGAAGCCCTGGGCATTACCATACAAATTTGTGATGGGTTAAGTAAAGCCCACCAGGCAGGGATTATACATCGAGATATCAAACCGGAGAATATCGTTCTGAGTCAGGATGGTTGGGTGAAGATCCTGGATTTTGGTCTGGCCAAGTTGCAAGGAGCCAGCAAACTTACCGAGGAGGCCTTCACCCTGGGTACTGTTGATTATATGTCTCCGGAACAAGCCCAGGGAGAGTCTATCGACCATCGAACGGATATCTGGTCTTTAGGCGTGGTACTTTATGAAATGGTCACCGGTAAACTTCCTTTTTACTCAGAGTCTAAAATGGCCGTTCTTTACCAGATTGTTAATGAAGAGCCCCACCTGCTACCTTTGGTCGATGCCGGAATGCCCAGGGAGTTAGAAATCATCTTGAAAAAGGCCCTGCAGAAAAATCGTGAAAAGCGCTATCAATCGGTAGATGAATTCAAAGCAGATTTGAGATCCCTCCAGAAAGGAAGGAGTTTAGAAGCTCCCATTAAATTGATCGCTAAAACAGAGCCTCGCCGGAGAAAGCAGTTTTATTTTTATTTTATTTTGATGGGCACCCTGGCTTTACTTATCGGGGGAGGAGGCTATATTTTCAAGTCTGAACTCATCAATTTGGGATTGCAAATTTTAAATACCCGTCTACAATCCCCGGGACCGATTTACCTGGATAAATATCGGATTGCCGTATTGCCCTTCGCCAGTATCAGCCCTGATCCAAAGGATGAATATTTTGCCGACGGGATAACAGAAGAGCTTATTTCAACCCTTTCAAAAATCGACGATCTCAGTGTCATCGCCCGTACTTCTGTTATGCCTTATAAAGGTACCACCAAAAGTATTGCCGAAATCGGACAGGAGTTAAGGGTTGGAACCATCCTTGAGGGTAGTGTTCGCAAAGCAGAAAATAAGTTACGGATCACCGTGCAACTCATAGATGTACAAAGCCAGGCCCATCTGTGGTCCCAGGAATATGATCGAGAGTTTAAGGAGGTATTTGTCATCCAAAGCAATATTGCCCAGAGGGTTGCAGAGGCATTAAAAGTACAACTCATGGTAGGAGAAAAGCGACAGATCGAAAGGCAGGCAACAGAGAATGTGGAAGCCTATACCTGGTACTTGAGGGGAAGATATTTTCAGGGCAAAAGGACTGAGGAAGGATTAAAGACGAGTATTGAATACTTTGAGCGGGCGATCGAAAAAGATCCGTTTTATGCCTTGGCCTATTCGGGACTGGCCGATTCGTATAACTTACTGGCCATTTATGGTTATCTTTCTCCCAAGGAAGCTTACCCCAAGGTAAAAATGGCAGCAGGAATGGCCTTAGAAATGGACGACTCCCTGGCTGAAGCCCATACCTCCCTGGCTTTTACCAAACATCGTTTCGATTGGGACTGGTTGGGAGCCGAGAGGGAGTTCAAGCGTGCCATTCGGTCCAATCCCAGCTATGCTTCAGCGCATCACTGGTATTCACTCCTTTTGAGCCAGATGGGACGGACCGAAGAGAGCTTCGCAGCAATTAAACGGGCTCAGGAGTTGGATCCCCTCTCCTTGGTCATAAATAC
This sequence is a window from Candidatus Limnocylindrales bacterium. Protein-coding genes within it:
- a CDS encoding HEAT repeat domain-containing protein; amino-acid sequence: MRIQLNILSPLKTEERGLSFLFAFLLFTVIAAFIVLKSARDALFLSHYSTWVLPYFEVLTTLTTSLVTVTYLRLYRVFSLGWAISACLIVFIGGTLLLWMGIHEKWGLAIPLLFVWADIFGTLAPVQAWSLINQRLLTRQAKRTLGIIGAGGIVGGSMGGLFSKWIAKGWDVPALLPTAAVLMFLTLVMSWTLSTPKNEGKENSSSSKEPIQIRRRFVILVLMVVAISTLVSAFADFQFKVIAQRELATDQQLATFFGSFYAYLGGAALIFQIFATSWIMRRLGAATALSFLPLALAIGNSLTLATNSLWSVVFLKGSEQLFKHSVDRSSLEVLYTILPDPTKIRLKSLIEIIGVRVAEGIAALLLVLLFSVAHLPVSVLAGISLPLLGIWIGSTVFLRREYPQMLEATLQYEEIDLAAVKETLFTPDFYRLLPEVLRSSGKQTLLDLLELLETSNHHDLGSYLGVLLKHRDKEIRLKALQVLFSQDENLSDQVKPLLKDPDRRVQIEAVHYLGCRSSRRTRKFQRFLRHPDLALQAAACASLLNGESDAMQQMGYKKLEELISRSLDQSHPEVRIEIAHVLEYARPSAFSDQLYQQLLSDPSPEVRKAALHGIARTHPSSVAPTLIKALRNPGLRSEVRTALTGYGESLFPHLRRVLEDDRRSLEQKKLALKILADIGGPRVPWLLLATARKSDLVLRFLAIKALNRLQKHQSLEPFRSSLESLLEWEMDILKREIEFARSFSPRPKGLMEAVLYQRQIWTRERIFRLLGLLYEPTRIYNAYLALLRGNRSYVEASLEFLDEILSPRHRNGILPLLEPHQQREERSPNPTERRDLLFHYLLDRDPLPAAAAIADLTPAELVLWKDAIKQALEALPDLSLVEETLNWRCAQMETSDHPQEKNLSLTTIQKLESLGKTDIFSRLGPHELLLLSNESEEVEFQPGQVIFTEGEVAQEIFSLVSGNVELHRTSGHVELVKPGESFGTLEVLTRQPRLFSARALEHCLCLKLDRESFWEILEDYPAVSQGIFEVLVHRIQVLTDHARCESRLK
- a CDS encoding protein kinase translates to MISHYRILQKLGQGGMAEVYLAEDTRLHRQVALKFLSSSLRGDEEIRTRFEREAQATATLHHPNIVVIHELGEFEGRFYIVMEYVEGELLRELIDKRTLSLQEALGITIQICDGLSKAHQAGIIHRDIKPENIVLSQDGWVKILDFGLAKLQGASKLTEEAFTLGTVDYMSPEQAQGESIDHRTDIWSLGVVLYEMVTGKLPFYSESKMAVLYQIVNEEPHLLPLVDAGMPRELEIILKKALQKNREKRYQSVDEFKADLRSLQKGRSLEAPIKLIAKTEPRRRKQFYFYFILMGTLALLIGGGGYIFKSELINLGLQILNTRLQSPGPIYLDKYRIAVLPFASISPDPKDEYFADGITEELISTLSKIDDLSVIARTSVMPYKGTTKSIAEIGQELRVGTILEGSVRKAENKLRITVQLIDVQSQAHLWSQEYDREFKEVFVIQSNIAQRVAEALKVQLMVGEKRQIERQATENVEAYTWYLRGRYFQGKRTEEGLKTSIEYFERAIEKDPFYALAYSGLADSYNLLAIYGYLSPKEAYPKVKMAAGMALEMDDSLAEAHTSLAFTKHRFDWDWLGAEREFKRAIRSNPSYASAHHWYSLLLSQMGRTEESFAAIKRAQELDPLSLVINTDLGTYFYYTRQYDQAIAYYQKTLEMSPDFARVYLDLGTTYEQKGMYKEAIATFQKGVMLSGGNSLMMASLGHAYAVSGRREEARKILHELQHQTNQEYIVPYAVALIYIGLNEKDQAFQWLEKAYEERSGWLVFLKVNPLLDPLQSDPRFGELLKKIGLEK